One Serinicoccus chungangensis genomic window carries:
- a CDS encoding iron ABC transporter substrate-binding protein — protein MSPLSRRTLLAALAASPLVVSACSREEEYVPDPEALQIYSSQHEGVTQAWADAFTEATGIPTQIRRGTDSSMGHQIVAEGEASPADVFLTENSPAMTVVERAGLLAPVAEETLAQVPEDRAPSSGDWTAIAARSTVLCWNPEQISEEELPASMMDLADPAWEGRWGCAPGGADFQAIVAGMLADRGEEETRAWLEALESGAEIYQNNIATMQAVNAGEVPVGVMYHYYWYRDQAGTQEQSGNTRLHYFGNQDPGAFVSLSAGGVLANAAKPDAAQEFLAWVTSAEGQQVLVDSGSMEYAVAEGVDSDPALPALADLDAPPVDPFTLDSDEVSDLMTDVGLL, from the coding sequence GTGAGCCCCCTGTCCCGCCGCACCCTGCTGGCCGCCCTGGCCGCCTCCCCGCTCGTGGTCAGCGCCTGCAGCCGCGAGGAGGAGTACGTCCCGGACCCCGAGGCGCTGCAGATCTACTCCTCCCAGCACGAGGGGGTCACCCAGGCGTGGGCGGACGCGTTCACCGAGGCCACCGGCATCCCGACGCAGATCCGGCGCGGCACCGACTCCTCCATGGGGCACCAGATCGTCGCCGAGGGCGAGGCCAGCCCGGCCGACGTGTTCCTCACCGAGAACTCCCCGGCGATGACCGTCGTCGAGCGCGCCGGCCTGCTCGCCCCGGTGGCGGAGGAGACCCTCGCCCAGGTCCCGGAGGACCGCGCACCCTCCAGCGGAGACTGGACCGCCATCGCCGCCCGCTCGACCGTCCTGTGCTGGAACCCCGAGCAGATCTCCGAGGAGGAGCTGCCGGCCTCGATGATGGACCTCGCCGACCCCGCCTGGGAGGGTCGCTGGGGCTGCGCGCCGGGGGGCGCCGACTTCCAGGCGATCGTCGCCGGCATGCTCGCCGACCGCGGCGAGGAGGAGACGCGCGCCTGGCTGGAGGCGCTGGAGTCCGGGGCGGAGATCTACCAGAACAACATCGCCACCATGCAGGCCGTCAACGCCGGCGAGGTGCCGGTCGGAGTGATGTACCACTACTACTGGTACCGCGACCAGGCCGGCACGCAGGAGCAGTCCGGCAACACCCGGCTGCACTACTTCGGCAACCAGGACCCGGGCGCCTTCGTCTCGCTCTCGGCCGGTGGTGTCCTCGCGAACGCCGCCAAGCCGGACGCCGCGCAGGAGTTCCTCGCCTGGGTCACCTCGGCGGAGGGGCAGCAGGTGCTCGTGGACTCCGGGTCGATGGAGTATGCCGTCGCCGAGGGCGTCGACTCCGACCCGGCCCTTCCGGCGCTCGCCGACCTCGACGCGCCTCCGGTGGACCCGTTCACCCTCGACAGCGACGAGGTCAGCGACCTCATGACCGATGTCGGTCTCCTCTAG
- a CDS encoding 4'-phosphopantetheinyl transferase family protein yields the protein MTTPSVDVWWADLTAADLALLPDLPEAERRRVLAVPQDADRGRSLVAAALLQHAVATHRGRAQGPPTAGTSTGAPVEVDRTCADCGEQHGRPVVDGGPHLSVAHAGLLVVVATCADAPVGVDVERLGRDLPHGTDAQGWTLREARTKAGAGPRVGTGETVLTPPMPGYAAALVVAPVAGRPGAGVGVPDVHEHRWRPDRGAAPRGVRG from the coding sequence ATGACCACTCCGTCCGTCGACGTCTGGTGGGCCGACCTGACGGCCGCCGACCTCGCGCTGCTCCCGGACCTGCCCGAGGCCGAGCGGCGTCGGGTCCTCGCGGTCCCGCAGGACGCCGACCGCGGTCGCTCGCTCGTGGCGGCGGCCCTGCTGCAGCACGCGGTCGCCACCCACCGGGGGCGGGCGCAGGGACCGCCCACGGCCGGGACCTCCACCGGGGCCCCGGTGGAGGTCGACCGCACCTGCGCCGACTGCGGTGAGCAGCACGGCCGCCCCGTCGTCGACGGCGGCCCGCACCTGTCGGTCGCCCACGCCGGTCTGCTCGTCGTCGTGGCGACCTGCGCCGACGCCCCGGTGGGCGTGGACGTCGAGCGCCTCGGCCGCGACCTGCCCCACGGCACGGACGCGCAGGGATGGACGCTGCGGGAGGCCCGGACCAAGGCCGGCGCCGGCCCCCGCGTCGGCACCGGCGAGACCGTCCTCACCCCGCCGATGCCCGGGTATGCCGCCGCGCTCGTCGTCGCGCCGGTGGCAGGTCGACCCGGCGCCGGGGTCGGTGTCCCCGACGTCCACGAGCACCGGTGGCGCCCGGACCGGGGCGCCGCCCCCCGGGGCGTGCGAGGCTGA
- a CDS encoding AMP-binding protein, whose protein sequence is MSVRPAVAPAPTRPGCAPLPPAGSVDPASPALVTADEVLSHGALRERVEERAADLPPVTAGRLLVQVSLRPRPADVVDYLAVLEAGHVALVSPEGEHTLGATWQPDLTLGSGPAEGVVRTGPTTGPRHLLHPDLALLLSTSGSTGSPKLVRLSGEGLLANARAIGQALRLTPADRGVTSLPLHYCYGLSVLHSHLLAGAGVALTGASVLDDDLWSLVDAGATTLALVPHQVDLLERSGRLAEGHTSLRLVTQAGGRLSPDQVTRLAGLGREQGFGLAVMYGQTEATARICVHDPAEVAAAPDAVGRPVPGTTLRLDHGVPEASGEGVGEVVVSGPGVMLGYAQSPDDLALGRMVEELRTGDLGRIDGSGLLRIVGRRSGFVKILGLRIDLARVEQALEADGLDACVTGDDESLRVAVEPVAGTPAEELAARARRVAAQASGVGVGHVRAAALPLPRLASGKVDRAGADVLVRGGDPDECSDARQRVDAPGLPVRVAEVVRGVLGRDDVDLQQSFVQLGGDSLSHVLASTRLTALLGGLPRDWHHRPLTELVARARPEPAGIEPDGTRAPVRSTRVPLETSVVLRAVAVVIICGSHADLFRILGGAHTLLVVAGFSAATFGLSAPGVAARWRGTVRLLVGIAVPTMVVALLGLTYGRYGWDNVVLANWLVGDIAYGKHNELWFVDALVACLLVATAVLSLPPVARAWRADPWRVAFGLVLVGLVPRFLVLTFAEGVLRGMMPTVFWLFAVGLALAHADTPARRRWTLGAMALGIAWFFPDDPVRNATILAGVLLLALVPRIRVPARLVPLVTVLAAASLHIYLIQFQILGWVPTPLLATLVALAAGVLLWRLTDAPVRRVQRLLDPRHTPSVPTPTAPSPERTPS, encoded by the coding sequence GTGTCCGTCCGTCCTGCCGTCGCACCTGCGCCGACGCGCCCCGGCTGCGCGCCGCTGCCGCCGGCAGGATCGGTCGACCCCGCGTCGCCCGCGCTGGTGACCGCGGACGAGGTGCTGAGCCACGGCGCGCTGCGGGAGCGGGTCGAGGAGCGCGCCGCCGACCTGCCGCCCGTCACGGCCGGACGCCTCCTCGTGCAGGTGTCGCTGCGGCCGCGGCCGGCCGACGTCGTGGACTACCTCGCCGTGCTCGAGGCCGGCCACGTGGCGCTGGTCTCGCCCGAGGGCGAGCACACCCTCGGGGCGACCTGGCAGCCCGACCTCACGCTCGGGTCCGGCCCGGCCGAGGGCGTCGTGCGGACGGGCCCGACGACCGGCCCGCGGCACCTGCTGCACCCGGACCTCGCCCTGCTGCTGAGCACGTCGGGCTCGACCGGCTCGCCCAAGCTCGTCCGGCTCTCCGGGGAGGGCCTGCTCGCCAACGCGAGGGCGATCGGGCAGGCGCTGCGGCTCACCCCGGCCGACCGGGGCGTCACCAGCCTGCCGCTGCACTACTGCTACGGCCTGTCGGTCCTGCACAGCCACCTGCTCGCCGGGGCCGGCGTGGCGCTCACCGGCGCCTCCGTCCTCGACGACGACCTCTGGTCCCTCGTCGACGCGGGCGCGACCACGCTGGCCCTCGTGCCCCACCAGGTCGACCTGCTGGAGCGGTCGGGCCGGCTGGCCGAGGGGCATACCTCGCTGCGGCTGGTCACCCAGGCCGGCGGGCGGCTGTCGCCGGACCAGGTCACCCGGCTGGCCGGGCTCGGGCGGGAGCAGGGCTTCGGCCTGGCGGTGATGTACGGCCAGACCGAGGCCACCGCCCGGATCTGCGTGCACGACCCGGCGGAGGTCGCCGCGGCACCCGACGCGGTGGGCCGCCCGGTGCCCGGCACCACGCTGAGGCTGGACCACGGCGTCCCCGAGGCCTCGGGCGAGGGGGTGGGCGAGGTGGTCGTCAGCGGACCCGGCGTGATGCTGGGGTATGCGCAGTCCCCGGACGACCTCGCGCTCGGCCGGATGGTCGAGGAGCTGCGCACCGGTGACCTCGGGCGCATCGACGGGTCGGGCCTGCTGCGGATCGTCGGGCGGCGCTCGGGCTTCGTCAAGATCCTCGGGCTGCGGATCGACCTCGCCCGGGTCGAGCAGGCCCTGGAGGCCGACGGCCTCGACGCCTGCGTGACCGGTGACGACGAGAGCCTGCGGGTCGCGGTCGAGCCGGTCGCGGGCACCCCCGCCGAGGAGCTGGCGGCCCGGGCCCGCCGGGTCGCGGCGCAGGCGAGCGGGGTCGGTGTCGGGCACGTCCGGGCCGCGGCGCTCCCGCTGCCGCGCCTGGCCAGCGGCAAGGTCGACCGGGCAGGTGCCGACGTGCTCGTCCGGGGCGGCGACCCGGACGAGTGCTCGGACGCGCGGCAGCGGGTCGACGCGCCGGGCCTTCCCGTGCGCGTCGCCGAGGTGGTCCGCGGCGTCCTCGGGCGTGACGACGTCGACCTCCAGCAGTCCTTCGTGCAGCTCGGCGGCGACTCCCTGTCCCACGTGCTGGCCTCCACCCGGCTGACCGCCCTGCTCGGCGGGCTCCCCCGGGACTGGCACCACCGGCCGCTCACCGAGCTCGTCGCCCGCGCCCGCCCGGAGCCGGCCGGCATCGAGCCCGACGGGACCAGGGCCCCGGTCCGGTCCACCCGCGTGCCGCTGGAGACCTCGGTCGTGCTGCGCGCGGTCGCCGTCGTCATCATCTGCGGGTCGCACGCCGACCTCTTCCGCATCCTCGGCGGTGCCCACACCCTGCTCGTCGTGGCCGGCTTCAGCGCGGCGACCTTCGGGCTGTCCGCGCCGGGCGTCGCCGCGCGCTGGCGCGGGACCGTCCGCCTGCTCGTGGGCATCGCCGTCCCCACCATGGTGGTCGCGCTGCTGGGGCTGACCTACGGCCGCTACGGCTGGGACAACGTCGTGCTCGCCAACTGGCTGGTCGGCGACATCGCCTACGGCAAGCACAACGAGCTCTGGTTCGTCGACGCCCTGGTCGCCTGCCTGCTCGTCGCGACCGCGGTGCTCTCGCTGCCGCCGGTGGCCCGGGCCTGGCGAGCCGACCCCTGGCGGGTGGCGTTCGGGCTGGTGCTCGTCGGGCTCGTCCCGCGCTTCCTCGTGCTGACCTTCGCCGAGGGCGTGCTGCGCGGCATGATGCCCACCGTCTTCTGGCTCTTCGCCGTCGGCCTGGCCCTGGCGCACGCCGACACCCCCGCCCGCCGCCGCTGGACCCTCGGGGCGATGGCCCTGGGGATCGCGTGGTTCTTCCCCGACGACCCGGTGCGCAACGCCACCATCCTCGCCGGCGTGCTGCTGCTCGCCCTCGTGCCGCGCATCCGCGTGCCCGCCCGCCTCGTGCCCCTCGTCACCGTGCTCGCCGCCGCCAGCCTGCACATCTACCTCATCCAGTTCCAGATCCTGGGATGGGTGCCCACCCCGCTGCTCGCCACCCTCGTGGCGCTCGCGGCCGGGGTGCTGCTCTGGCGCCTCACCGACGCCCCCGTCCGGCGGGTGCAGCGGCTGCTGGACCCCCGGCATACCCCCTCCGTCCCCACCCCCACCGCACCGTCGCCCGAGAGGACCCCCTCGTGA